In one Myxosarcina sp. GI1 genomic region, the following are encoded:
- the def gene encoding peptide deformylase → MAELLKIALVGNPILKRKALPVEKIIDTNENLIKLIDSLIATATAAKGVGIAAPQVSQSYRLFIVASHPNQRYPHAPTMPPTAMLNPRIISHSNEIVKDWEGCLSVPNLRGLVPRYREIEVEYVTREGKLERKILTDFVARIFQHELDHLDGMIFLDRLESEADLYSESEYLNIIGQ, encoded by the coding sequence ATGGCTGAATTACTAAAAATTGCTTTAGTTGGCAATCCTATATTAAAACGTAAAGCTTTACCTGTAGAAAAAATTATCGATACTAATGAAAATTTAATCAAACTCATCGATTCATTAATTGCTACTGCAACTGCGGCAAAAGGAGTGGGAATTGCTGCGCCCCAAGTATCGCAATCTTATCGATTGTTTATCGTGGCTTCTCATCCCAATCAACGCTATCCTCATGCACCAACAATGCCGCCAACGGCAATGTTAAACCCCAGAATAATTAGTCATAGTAACGAAATAGTCAAAGATTGGGAAGGATGTTTGAGCGTTCCCAACCTGCGGGGTTTGGTACCTAGATATCGCGAAATCGAAGTTGAATACGTTACCAGAGAAGGAAAGTTAGAACGTAAAATTCTAACTGACTTTGTCGCACGTATTTTTCAGCACGAACTCGATCATCTTGACGGTATGATTTTTTTAGATCGACTCGAAAGCGAGGCGGATTTGTATAGTGAATCAGAGTATCTAAATATTATCGGGCAGTAG
- a CDS encoding hybrid sensor histidine kinase/response regulator, translated as MLAVEDSPSDADLLKRTFLKVDKSDWFLKIVERLSDGITAAKANHYDLVLLDLSLPDSDGLDTVGSFINSVPNIPVIVLTIASDENLALAAIGRGAQDYLIKGEITPTLLVRSIRYGIERGQLVRQIVQSNADLEAFNFLMAHDLQTPLRTITSFSQAVIEDYAHQLDDTAKDYLQRSIRAASRLNTLIKDLLTYSRVGYSEIRLQKVELSKAVDEVIKEIETLSKEARAEITTEQLSFAVKAHQNISIQVILNLVTNAIKFVAPDTKPQIRIWAERRNNWIRLWVEDNGIGIDPEDREKIFDVFIRLHGIQSYPGTGVGLAFVKRAIERFQGRVGVESQLGQGSKFWLELPEFTAE; from the coding sequence ATTCTCGCAGTAGAAGATAGTCCTAGCGATGCCGATTTGTTAAAGCGGACTTTTTTAAAGGTAGACAAGTCAGACTGGTTCCTTAAAATAGTCGAACGTTTGAGTGATGGAATTACCGCAGCTAAAGCCAATCATTACGACCTCGTCCTGCTAGATTTATCTTTGCCAGATTCTGATGGTTTAGATACAGTAGGTAGTTTTATTAACTCAGTTCCCAACATACCAGTTATCGTGCTAACAATTGCTAGTGACGAAAATTTGGCTTTAGCTGCAATTGGGAGAGGCGCGCAAGATTATCTAATTAAAGGTGAAATTACGCCAACACTCTTAGTACGCTCTATTCGCTACGGTATCGAACGAGGGCAATTAGTGCGCCAAATCGTTCAATCTAATGCCGATTTAGAAGCGTTTAACTTTTTAATGGCTCACGATCTCCAAACACCATTAAGAACAATTACCAGTTTTTCCCAAGCAGTTATAGAAGACTACGCTCATCAGTTAGATGATACGGCAAAAGATTATCTTCAGCGATCGATAAGAGCAGCAAGTCGCTTGAATACTTTGATTAAAGATTTACTAACCTATAGTCGGGTAGGATACAGCGAAATACGCCTACAAAAAGTAGAGCTAAGTAAAGCGGTAGATGAGGTAATTAAAGAGATAGAAACTTTAAGCAAAGAAGCACGAGCCGAAATAACCACAGAGCAACTTTCATTTGCAGTTAAAGCACATCAAAACATCTCGATCCAGGTAATTTTGAATCTGGTGACTAATGCAATTAAGTTTGTAGCTCCCGATACCAAACCACAAATACGCATTTGGGCAGAAAGACGCAATAATTGGATACGCCTTTGGGTTGAGGATAATGGCATTGGGATCGATCCTGAAGACAGAGAAAAGATCTTCGACGTTTTTATACGCCTGCATGGAATTCAGTCTTATCCAGGTACTGGTGTTGGTTTGGCATTTGTCAAACGAGCCATAGAAAGGTTTCAAGGTCGCGTTGGCGTTGAATCACAACTCGGACAGGGAAGTAAATTTTGGCTGGAATTACCTGAATTTACAGCAGAATGA
- a CDS encoding ROK family protein: protein MTRSDRQQVIGIDLGGSAIKLGTFLADGTCINSISIPTPQPPIPEVVLDKIAAAVNNFNRHNKCLAIGFGTPGPVDTQRRIAKVSINLPGWNNIPVADWLEAKTQLPTLLENDANCAGIGEAWLGRGRQFSHFILLTLGTGVGGAVFIDGKLFTGRCGAAGELGLITLHPDGLPCRSGNRGSLEQSASIGAIRRQTGKDPDELGKLARLGDRAALEFWSSYGKSLGAGLASLIYVLTPEAVILGGGISASAKFFLPAIRQEIERRVLSTSRPNLQLLTAELGNRAGMLGAAKLAWQLVNI from the coding sequence ATGACTCGGAGCGATCGCCAGCAAGTAATCGGAATCGATCTAGGAGGAAGTGCGATCAAACTAGGTACATTTTTAGCAGATGGCACCTGTATTAATTCTATTTCCATTCCTACACCCCAACCTCCAATACCAGAAGTCGTATTAGATAAAATAGCTGCTGCCGTAAATAACTTCAATCGACATAATAAATGTCTGGCGATCGGTTTTGGCACTCCAGGACCCGTAGATACTCAAAGACGCATTGCCAAAGTTTCGATTAATTTACCAGGCTGGAATAATATTCCCGTAGCCGATTGGTTAGAAGCAAAAACCCAACTGCCAACGCTACTAGAAAATGATGCTAACTGCGCGGGAATTGGCGAAGCCTGGTTGGGCAGAGGTCGTCAGTTTAGTCATTTTATTTTATTGACCTTAGGTACTGGTGTAGGTGGCGCAGTTTTTATCGATGGCAAACTATTTACGGGACGTTGTGGTGCAGCTGGCGAACTCGGTTTGATAACCCTCCATCCAGACGGTTTGCCCTGTAGAAGCGGTAATCGCGGTTCTTTAGAACAGTCGGCATCGATTGGAGCAATTCGCCGCCAAACTGGTAAAGATCCTGACGAATTAGGTAAACTGGCAAGATTGGGCGATCGCGCTGCTTTAGAATTTTGGTCTAGCTATGGTAAATCGCTGGGTGCGGGATTGGCTAGCTTAATTTATGTTCTCACTCCCGAAGCCGTAATTTTAGGGGGCGGTATTAGTGCCAGCGCCAAGTTTTTTTTGCCTGCTATTCGCCAAGAGATAGAACGAAGGGTTTTATCTACTTCTCGTCCCAACCTCCAACTATTAACTGCCGAGTTGGGCAATCGGGCGGGGATGTTGGGTGCGGCTAAATTAGCTTGGCAGTTGGTAAATATATAG